The Elaeis guineensis isolate ETL-2024a chromosome 14, EG11, whole genome shotgun sequence genome has a segment encoding these proteins:
- the LOC105057353 gene encoding nicotianamine synthase 3 — protein MGIQEEKLVEKISEIHDSISKLPSLTPSKEVNTLFTELVLTCIPPSPIDVSKLSKGVQEMRSKLIQLCGEAEGLLESHYSDILANTYDNPMDHLDLFPYYSNYLQLSLLEYTLLARHATSPPAWVAFVGSGPLPLSSLVLAARHMRAARFHNYDVDPSATARARRLVLADPDLGARLAFRTADLFGLTRELACHDVVFLAALVGVAREEKLRAVEHLARHMAPGAYLVLRSAHGARAFLYPVVEPGDLKGFEVLSVYHPSDEVINSVIIARKVPHGGMGTGGQ, from the coding sequence ATGGGGATCCAAGAAGAGAAGTTAGTAGAAAAAATCTCAGAGATCCATGACAGCATCTCCAAGCTCCCAAGCCTCACCCCTTCCAAGGAAGTGAACACCCTCTTCACCGAGTTAGTTCTCACCTGCATCCCTCCAAGCCCCATAGATGTGTCCAAGCTTAGCAAAGGAGTCCAGGAGATGAGATCCAAGCTCATCCAACTGTGTGGCGAGGCCGAAGGCCTCTTGGAAAGCCACTACTCTGACATTCTAGCGAACACCTACGACAACCCAATGGATCACCTGGACCTCTTCCCATACTATTCCAACTATCTACAACTAAGCCTACTGGAGTACACCTTGTTGGCCCGGCACGCCACGAGCCCACCAGCCTGGGTGGCCTTCGTGGGTTCGGGGCCTCTGCCTTTGAGCTCGCTGGTGCTGGCCGCGCGGCACATGAGGGCCGCCCGGTTCCACAACTACGACGTGGACCCGAGCGCGACCGCGCGGGCGCGGCGCCTGGTGCTCGCGGACCCGGACCTGGGGGCGCGCCTGGCCTTCCGCACCGCGGATCTCTTCGGACTCACCCGCGAGCTCGCCTGCCACGACGTGGTCTTCCTGGCCGCGCTCGTCGGCGTGGCGCGCGAGGAGAAACTCCGAGCCGTCGAACACTTGGCGCGGCACATGGCGCCCGGCGCGTACCTGGTCCTCCGTAGCGCCCACGGGGCCCGGGCCTTTCTCTACCCCGTGGTCGAGCCCGGAGATCTCAAGGGGTTCGAGGTCTTGTCGGTTTACCACCCAAGTGATGAGGTCATAAACTCGGTGATTATAGCAAGGAAGGTGCCACATGGTGGGATGGGGACGGGGGGACAATGA